One genomic region from Aliarcobacter cryaerophilus ATCC 43158 encodes:
- a CDS encoding phosphate-starvation-inducible PsiE family protein has protein sequence MKKAINKISNYFSSNFEVLVATVIFLTVVLAGNDFYRAIILMLEFVVIMEVVKMISDFIRKETLRLRYVLDIFIIFLIREVIILSANKSKDYFDIVFLLFVIFIFFIFRILAIKFSPFGNDENKKIDEVKDNETK, from the coding sequence ATGAAAAAAGCTATAAATAAAATATCGAACTACTTTAGTTCAAACTTCGAAGTTTTGGTTGCTACGGTTATATTCTTAACCGTAGTTCTAGCTGGAAATGACTTTTATAGAGCAATTATTTTAATGCTCGAATTCGTTGTGATTATGGAAGTTGTAAAAATGATTTCTGATTTTATTAGAAAAGAGACATTAAGACTTAGATATGTTCTTGATATTTTTATAATATTTTTAATCAGAGAAGTTATTATTCTTTCAGCCAATAAAAGTAAAGATTATTTTGATATTGTATTTTTATTATTTGTTATTTTTATATTTTTTATTTTCAGAATATTGGCTATTAAATTCTCTCCATTTGGAAATGATGAAAATAAAAAAATAGATGAAGTAAAAGATAATGAAACAAAGTGA
- a CDS encoding PhnA domain-containing protein has translation MGILEDLIKRAENSCELCKSLEDLEIFEVSPSDGTAEQSALLCPKCKSQFEQNCNLDPNHWYCLSEAMWSETAAIKVLSYRMLKKLDNQELLDMVYLDDETLNWANKGLEDFNNSVVQKDCNGVVLSAGDTVTIIKDLEVKGAGFTAKRGTAVRNISLGSEEGQIEGRVNGVKIVILTQFVKKS, from the coding sequence ATGGGTATTTTAGAAGATTTAATAAAAAGAGCAGAAAATAGTTGCGAACTTTGCAAAAGTTTAGAAGATTTAGAGATTTTTGAAGTATCTCCAAGCGATGGAACAGCTGAACAATCAGCACTTTTATGTCCAAAATGTAAATCTCAATTTGAACAAAATTGTAACCTTGACCCAAATCACTGGTATTGTCTAAGTGAAGCTATGTGGAGTGAAACTGCTGCTATTAAAGTTTTGTCGTATAGAATGTTAAAGAAACTAGACAACCAAGAGCTTTTGGATATGGTTTATTTAGATGATGAAACTTTAAATTGGGCAAATAAAGGTTTAGAAGATTTTAACAACAGTGTTGTACAAAAAGATTGTAATGGAGTAGTTTTAAGTGCTGGAGATACAGTTACTATTATAAAAGACCTTGAAGTAAAAGGTGCTGGATTTACTGCAAAAAGAGGAACTGCTGTTAGAAATATCTCATTAGGAAGTGAAGAAGGACAAATAGAAGGTCGTGTAAATGGTGTTAAAATAGTTATTCTAACTCAATTTGTAAAAAAATCTTAA
- a CDS encoding MotA/TolQ/ExbB proton channel family protein produces the protein MFKEEDLFELNSKFYTNCKPLSRIFTLLTVPTLLFILVILCYFGILPLKVEIHSVILIGSIYFIYLFFIRHNAYFVACKFRTLYADLQIALLAYINNNLLTIAQTSKANGSVDDFLQDYTSNLRNSNFSSIASGIFPTLGILGTFISIALSMPDFTSNNIVALDSEITKLLSGVGTAFYVSIYGIFLSIWWIFFEKFGLSRFHHDSYIIKESTKNFFWTKIDIESINIKSNIDNFSSMSKIFEELTSSQAMQDINKSIEQRAKSLDELLQKEYMLSLRIDENIVNFEKLAIAVEKLSLQSNSQTMIFKDVSDNLNKNILELNSHMNNLSSENLKAIYTNIVKSIETMKSDMEKIEWKFEEGLKESLRQIDLQTANIVKDLTIFKDLSK, from the coding sequence ATGTTTAAAGAGGAAGATTTATTTGAGTTAAACTCAAAATTTTATACAAATTGTAAACCACTTTCAAGAATTTTCACACTACTTACTGTACCTACTTTATTATTTATTTTGGTTATTTTATGTTATTTTGGAATTTTACCACTAAAAGTTGAGATACATAGCGTTATTTTGATTGGCTCAATATATTTTATATATCTATTTTTTATTAGACACAATGCTTATTTTGTAGCTTGTAAGTTTAGAACTTTATATGCAGATTTGCAAATAGCTTTACTTGCTTATATAAATAATAATCTTTTAACAATTGCTCAAACTTCAAAAGCAAATGGAAGTGTTGATGATTTTTTACAAGACTACACAAGCAATTTAAGAAATAGTAATTTTTCAAGTATTGCAAGTGGGATTTTTCCAACTTTAGGAATTTTGGGAACTTTTATATCTATAGCTTTATCTATGCCTGATTTTACATCAAACAATATTGTTGCACTTGATAGTGAAATTACAAAACTCTTAAGTGGAGTTGGAACAGCTTTTTATGTTTCAATTTATGGAATATTTTTATCTATTTGGTGGATATTTTTTGAGAAATTTGGACTTAGTAGATTTCATCACGATAGTTATATTATAAAAGAGAGTACAAAAAACTTTTTTTGGACAAAAATAGATATTGAGTCAATTAATATAAAAAGTAATATAGATAATTTTTCTAGTATGAGTAAAATTTTTGAAGAGTTAACATCTAGTCAAGCTATGCAAGATATAAATAAATCAATAGAACAAAGAGCAAAAAGCCTTGATGAATTACTTCAAAAAGAGTATATGTTGTCTCTAAGAATTGATGAAAATATTGTAAATTTTGAAAAACTGGCAATTGCTGTTGAAAAGTTATCTCTACAATCAAACTCACAAACAATGATTTTTAAAGATGTTTCAGATAATTTAAATAAAAATATTCTTGAGCTAAATTCTCATATGAATAATTTAAGTAGTGAAAATCTAAAAGCAATATATACAAATATTGTAAAAAGTATTGAAACTATGAAAAGTGATATGGAAAAAATAGAGTGGAAATTTGAAGAGGGATTAAAAGAGTCTTTGAGACAAATAGATTTACAAACAGCAAATATAGTAAAAGATTTGACTATTTTTAAAGATTTATCAAAGTAG
- a CDS encoding substrate-binding domain-containing protein produces MSFKKTSMALIASTLLVTTLSARDQIKIVGSSTVYPFSSSVAEEFGATTSFPTPVVESTGTGGGIKLFCAGVDINTPDIANASRAMKASEFKMCQENGVTDITEALIGFDGIAIAQSSKVQGFNVTKEQLALAVAKEVPAADGKSLIANPYKKWSDISNNLPNREIIVYGPPKSSGTRDSFEELVLQSVFEKKAAYTDLFKKDEVANKKYKAYSEIRTDGAYVESGENDNLIVQKLTKNEAAVGIFGYSFLAENKDKVVGLSIDNVFPTVETIANSSYPVARSMYFYIKNQHSKDVPALNQFNKLFVSEKMIGKDGVLTELGLIPLTDDTRTRARAKVLNSEKLKAEDLKH; encoded by the coding sequence ATGAGTTTCAAAAAAACATCTATGGCTTTAATAGCAAGTACACTTTTAGTTACAACTTTAAGTGCAAGAGATCAAATCAAAATAGTTGGTTCATCAACAGTTTATCCTTTTTCATCTTCAGTTGCTGAAGAGTTTGGTGCTACAACATCTTTTCCAACACCAGTTGTTGAATCAACAGGAACAGGTGGAGGAATAAAACTATTTTGTGCTGGAGTTGATATAAATACTCCTGATATTGCAAATGCTTCAAGAGCTATGAAAGCAAGTGAATTTAAAATGTGTCAAGAAAATGGTGTTACAGATATAACTGAAGCATTAATTGGTTTTGATGGAATTGCTATTGCACAAAGTTCAAAAGTACAAGGTTTTAATGTAACAAAAGAGCAATTAGCACTAGCTGTTGCAAAAGAAGTTCCAGCAGCTGATGGAAAATCACTTATTGCAAACCCTTACAAAAAATGGTCAGATATTAGTAATAATTTACCAAATAGAGAAATCATTGTTTATGGTCCACCAAAATCATCAGGAACTAGAGACTCTTTTGAAGAGTTAGTACTTCAATCTGTATTTGAGAAAAAAGCAGCTTATACAGATTTATTTAAAAAAGATGAAGTTGCAAATAAAAAATATAAAGCATATTCTGAAATTAGAACAGATGGTGCTTATGTTGAAAGTGGTGAAAATGATAATTTAATAGTACAAAAGCTTACAAAAAATGAAGCTGCTGTTGGTATTTTTGGATATTCATTTTTAGCTGAAAATAAAGATAAAGTTGTTGGATTAAGTATTGATAATGTTTTCCCAACAGTTGAAACTATTGCGAATAGTTCATACCCAGTTGCAAGATCTATGTATTTTTATATAAAAAATCAACACTCAAAAGATGTTCCAGCTTTAAATCAATTTAATAAACTTTTTGTATCTGAAAAAATGATTGGAAAAGATGGAGTTTTAACAGAGTTAGGACTTATTCCATTAACTGATGACACAAGAACAAGAGCTAGAGCAAAAGTTTTAAATAGCGAAAAATTAAAAGCAGAAGATTTAAAACACTAA
- the pstB gene encoding phosphate ABC transporter ATP-binding protein PstB: protein MNKDIKSKIDVKNLNLFYGSNQALFDIDVNLYQNKITALIGPSGCGKSTFLRCINRMNDLIPNVKIDGKIIIDKKNIYDKDVDEVSVRKRVGMVFQQPNPFPKSIYDNVAYAPLKHGMVKKGQDCDELVETSLIKAGLWNEVKDKLTTPGTSLSGGQQQRLCIARTIAIKPEIILMDEPTSALDPISTEKIEALMLELKQDYTIITVTHNMQQAARVADYTAFFHLGKLIEYDITETIFVNPTNKKTEDYITGRFG from the coding sequence ATGAATAAAGATATAAAATCAAAAATAGATGTTAAAAATCTAAATCTTTTTTATGGCTCAAATCAAGCTTTGTTTGATATAGATGTTAATTTATATCAAAATAAAATTACAGCACTAATTGGACCATCTGGTTGTGGAAAATCGACATTTTTACGATGTATAAATAGAATGAATGATTTAATTCCAAATGTTAAAATTGATGGAAAAATTATAATTGATAAAAAAAACATATATGATAAAGATGTAGATGAAGTAAGTGTTAGAAAAAGAGTTGGAATGGTATTTCAACAACCAAATCCTTTTCCAAAATCAATTTATGATAATGTTGCTTATGCACCTTTAAAACATGGGATGGTAAAAAAAGGGCAAGATTGTGATGAGCTTGTTGAAACATCTTTAATAAAAGCTGGACTTTGGAATGAAGTAAAAGATAAATTAACAACTCCTGGAACATCACTTTCAGGAGGTCAGCAACAAAGATTATGTATCGCAAGAACAATTGCTATAAAACCAGAAATTATTTTAATGGATGAGCCAACATCAGCACTTGACCCAATTTCTACTGAGAAAATTGAAGCATTAATGCTTGAGTTAAAACAAGATTATACAATCATTACTGTAACTCACAATATGCAACAAGCTGCACGAGTTGCAGATTACACAGCATTTTTTCACTTAGGAAAACTAATAGAATACGATATAACAGAGACTATCTTTGTTAATCCAACAAATAAAAAAACAGAAGATTATATTACAGGGAGATTTGGATAA
- the pstA gene encoding phosphate ABC transporter permease PstA, whose amino-acid sequence MIKRKKKNKEHNPFYDPTLKKRHTSAKRFKKFTITSLIFSIAFLAFFLFDMIGKGLPAFNVAFIKVDVTFNEKTLEDTRFAVPTPYRNLVSRAALRDLPKLLEENPTYMNSTQNIWILASSQVDQYIKNHNHNLKDKDIAKVDELYAQGLIEKKFNAIFFTNGDSKIPEYAGIFSAVIGSILTLIITMAVAFPIGVMTAIYLEEFAQDNKFTRFIEININNLAAIPSILFGLLGLAIFINLFGMPRSSPLVGGLTLALMTLPIIIVSSRAALRAVPDSIRQAGYGLGLNKIQVTRDHVLPLAFPGIMTGSIIGLAQAMGETAPLIIIGMIAFIPDAPSMVTQAATVMPAQLFTWAGMPEGMYIEKTAAGILVLLTILISLNAIAIFLRKKFEVKW is encoded by the coding sequence ATGATAAAAAGAAAAAAGAAAAATAAAGAACATAATCCATTTTATGACCCAACACTAAAAAAAAGGCATACAAGTGCAAAAAGATTTAAAAAGTTCACAATAACTTCTTTAATCTTTTCAATAGCATTTTTAGCATTTTTCCTTTTTGATATGATAGGAAAAGGTCTTCCTGCTTTTAATGTGGCTTTCATAAAAGTAGATGTAACTTTTAATGAAAAAACTTTAGAAGATACAAGATTTGCAGTTCCAACTCCTTATAGAAATTTAGTTTCAAGAGCAGCACTTAGAGATTTACCAAAGTTATTGGAGGAAAACCCGACATATATGAATTCAACTCAAAATATTTGGATTTTAGCAAGTAGTCAAGTTGACCAATATATAAAAAATCATAATCATAATTTAAAAGATAAAGATATAGCAAAAGTTGATGAACTTTATGCACAAGGATTAATAGAGAAAAAGTTTAACGCAATATTCTTTACAAATGGTGACTCAAAAATTCCTGAGTATGCTGGTATATTTTCAGCTGTTATAGGTTCTATTTTAACTTTAATTATAACAATGGCAGTTGCATTTCCTATTGGAGTAATGACTGCTATTTATCTTGAAGAGTTTGCGCAAGATAATAAATTTACAAGATTTATTGAAATAAACATAAATAACCTTGCAGCAATTCCTTCAATTTTATTTGGACTTTTAGGACTTGCAATTTTTATAAATTTATTTGGAATGCCAAGAAGTTCACCTTTGGTTGGTGGATTAACTCTTGCTCTTATGACATTACCTATTATAATAGTTAGTTCAAGAGCAGCTTTAAGAGCAGTTCCAGATAGTATCAGACAAGCAGGATATGGTTTGGGACTAAATAAAATTCAAGTGACACGTGACCATGTATTACCACTTGCATTTCCTGGAATAATGACTGGTTCAATTATTGGTTTAGCACAAGCTATGGGAGAGACTGCACCACTAATTATTATAGGAATGATTGCATTTATTCCAGATGCTCCTTCAATGGTTACCCAAGCTGCAACAGTAATGCCAGCTCAACTATTTACTTGGGCTGGAATGCCTGAAGGTATGTATATAGAAAAAACTGCAGCAGGAATTTTAGTTTTATTAACAATATTAATTTCACTAAATGCAATAGCAATATTCTTGCGAAAAAAATTTGAAGTAAAATGGTAA
- the pstC gene encoding phosphate ABC transporter permease subunit PstC — MLSSLQSEKKRRELNEKIIKSALILAAAISILTTFGILFSILFEAVEFFKLRSFWYFLTGTTWSPGVANSEFGALPIFAGTFVITIIALLVAIPIGLGSAIYMSEYASPKLRDYLKPILEILAGIPTVVYGFFAAITVAPLVVKAAAFFGLEATFNSALASGIVMGIMIIPLISSLSDDVIRAVPDSQRKAAFALGMTHGETIKNIVIPSAMPGIISASLLALSRALGETMIVVMAAGLRPNLSWNPLEDMTTVTVTIVNSLVGDFEFNSPETLSAFALGLVLFIVTLILNMISLSLIRKFKEKYKVNTL; from the coding sequence TTGTTAAGTAGTCTTCAATCAGAAAAAAAACGAAGAGAACTAAATGAAAAGATTATAAAATCTGCTCTTATTCTTGCAGCTGCTATATCTATATTAACGACTTTTGGAATTTTATTTTCAATATTATTTGAAGCTGTAGAGTTTTTCAAGTTAAGAAGCTTTTGGTACTTTTTAACAGGTACAACTTGGTCTCCAGGAGTTGCAAATAGCGAATTTGGTGCATTACCAATATTTGCAGGAACATTTGTAATAACAATAATAGCACTTCTTGTTGCTATTCCAATTGGTCTTGGAAGTGCTATTTATATGAGTGAATATGCAAGTCCAAAATTAAGAGATTATCTAAAACCTATTTTGGAAATTCTTGCTGGCATTCCAACTGTTGTTTATGGTTTCTTTGCTGCTATTACTGTTGCTCCGCTTGTTGTAAAAGCTGCTGCTTTTTTTGGACTTGAAGCTACTTTTAACAGTGCTTTAGCATCTGGAATTGTTATGGGAATTATGATTATTCCTTTAATTTCCTCTTTAAGCGATGATGTTATAAGAGCTGTTCCAGATAGTCAAAGAAAAGCAGCATTCGCTCTAGGAATGACACATGGTGAAACTATAAAAAATATAGTAATTCCAAGTGCAATGCCTGGAATTATATCTGCATCACTTCTTGCACTTTCAAGAGCTTTGGGAGAAACTATGATTGTTGTTATGGCAGCAGGTTTACGACCAAATTTATCTTGGAATCCACTTGAAGATATGACAACTGTTACAGTAACTATCGTAAACTCATTAGTAGGTGATTTTGAATTTAACTCACCTGAAACACTTTCAGCATTTGCTCTTGGGCTTGTACTATTTATTGTTACATTAATTTTAAATATGATCTCGTTGTCATTAATTAGAAAATTCAAAGAAAAATATAAAGTGAATACATTATGA
- a CDS encoding L,D-transpeptidase: MKKSLFLILILPFCLFANEKKYTVSVCTTSNLENALVCKKRIYDNTIGEVFIVKQNQKYYTYLNTYDDKEIAKVTIQNASKYVKEQKPYIKEIDIKIVNQIDKRKLFIDMDKQTSFDNKENNSSNQNIQKEKKELESTKPQAVNIPLVSMIPENVEIIGLLPYDNQDIKNETNIKNENNSETKIEYELKSELDFGNQSSNDILSQEDEEELLQTSLNEFDEQIQKDSKNNQTFTKSYEKKVSKSNSQKEQIKNLHSYDELIIKVNSKTNIMELYAKNGQNEQKIKSYIVSTGKDSIKKPLGVGRISQISLNPVWYPTQDTKKSFAKKGIILPNVVPPNHKYNYMGMAKLNLTHSVDGNTTYRIHGTLNEKTLGSNESAGCIRMRNNDVVELAILLEEFAQIKTLNKIKVVLI, encoded by the coding sequence ATGAAAAAAAGTCTGTTTTTGATTTTGATTTTACCTTTTTGTTTATTTGCAAATGAGAAAAAATATACTGTTTCAGTTTGTACAACTTCAAATTTAGAAAATGCTCTTGTATGTAAAAAAAGAATTTATGACAATACTATTGGAGAAGTTTTCATAGTAAAACAAAATCAAAAATACTATACATACTTAAATACTTACGATGACAAAGAAATAGCAAAAGTTACTATACAAAATGCTTCTAAATATGTAAAAGAGCAAAAACCTTATATAAAAGAGATTGATATAAAAATCGTAAATCAAATTGATAAAAGAAAACTTTTTATAGATATGGACAAGCAAACTAGTTTTGATAATAAAGAAAATAACTCTTCAAACCAAAATATACAAAAAGAAAAAAAAGAGCTTGAAAGTACAAAACCTCAAGCTGTGAATATTCCATTGGTTTCTATGATACCTGAAAATGTTGAAATTATCGGACTTTTACCTTATGACAATCAAGATATAAAAAATGAGACAAATATCAAAAATGAAAACAACTCTGAAACTAAAATAGAGTATGAGCTAAAAAGTGAATTAGATTTTGGAAATCAATCTTCAAATGATATTTTAAGCCAAGAAGATGAAGAAGAACTTTTACAAACAAGTCTAAATGAGTTTGATGAACAAATTCAAAAAGATTCAAAAAATAATCAAACTTTTACAAAATCTTATGAAAAAAAAGTTTCAAAATCAAATTCACAAAAAGAACAAATAAAAAATCTACATAGCTACGATGAGTTAATAATAAAAGTAAATTCAAAAACAAATATTATGGAACTTTATGCAAAAAATGGTCAAAATGAACAAAAAATAAAAAGCTACATTGTTTCAACAGGAAAAGATAGTATAAAAAAACCATTAGGAGTTGGAAGAATTTCACAAATTTCACTAAATCCAGTTTGGTATCCAACACAAGATACTAAAAAAAGCTTTGCAAAAAAAGGAATAATATTACCAAATGTTGTACCACCAAATCATAAATACAACTATATGGGAATGGCAAAATTAAATCTAACTCATAGTGTTGATGGAAATACAACTTATAGAATTCATGGAACTTTAAATGAAAAAACTCTAGGAAGTAACGAAAGTGCTGGATGTATTAGAATGAGAAACAACGATGTTGTAGAACTAGCAATTTTACTAGAAGAGTTTGCCCAAATTAAAACTCTAAACAAAATAAAGGTGGTTTTAATCTAA
- a CDS encoding phosphate signaling complex PhoU family protein: MLKPYEDKLKLIKSEVEKLGLDIVEALEICLKSLNERKIENLKNVEVSEKKFLIKSNEIDNLIITTLALYTPEARDLRRMVAFLKITNEIVRTAANTKDFAKMFRKSYSEELNTNTILEYTIPLLKSALLSTKTAISIIDEQEHSKVEEKYQRVIVEESKTDDLYLMIEKNILKLITQKLDLSKEYFDLLSSLRRLEKIADRSVSIASLLQFAKLGGDIVQS, translated from the coding sequence ATGTTAAAACCATATGAAGATAAATTAAAACTTATAAAAAGTGAAGTAGAAAAACTAGGATTAGATATTGTTGAGGCTTTAGAGATTTGTTTAAAATCTTTGAATGAAAGAAAAATAGAGAATCTAAAAAATGTTGAAGTTAGTGAAAAAAAATTTCTAATAAAATCAAATGAGATAGATAATCTTATAATTACAACTTTAGCTTTATATACTCCAGAAGCAAGAGATTTAAGAAGAATGGTGGCATTTTTAAAAATCACAAATGAGATAGTAAGAACAGCTGCAAATACAAAAGATTTTGCAAAAATGTTTAGAAAATCTTATAGTGAAGAATTAAATACAAATACTATTTTAGAATATACAATACCACTTCTAAAATCAGCTTTATTATCTACAAAAACAGCAATTTCAATAATAGATGAACAAGAACATTCTAAAGTTGAAGAGAAATATCAAAGAGTTATTGTTGAAGAGAGTAAAACAGATGATTTATATTTAATGATAGAGAAAAATATTTTAAAACTAATCACTCAAAAACTAGACCTTTCAAAAGAGTATTTTGACCTTTTGAGTAGTTTAAGAAGATTAGAAAAAATTGCAGATAGATCAGTTTCAATAGCTAGTTTACTACAATTTGCAAAACTAGGTGGAGATATAGTTCAATCATAA
- a CDS encoding HPP family protein, translating into MNFFNKEFRKISLENIDKSNMFWAWIGSFLGIMAISYFHMDFLDDKDLTLVVGSFGASAVLIYGVPNSPLSQPRNLIGGHLLSAIVGVLSYKFFSSNLFLASAIAVSTSILIMQLTLTLHPPGGATSLIAVIGSEQIHELEFFYILIPVFSGALILFLIAFIVNNIPKNRAYPESFKNYLKKKYQRYKRRSLKRSKR; encoded by the coding sequence ATGAATTTTTTTAATAAAGAGTTTAGAAAAATAAGTTTAGAAAATATTGATAAATCAAATATGTTTTGGGCTTGGATAGGTTCTTTTTTAGGGATTATGGCAATTTCATATTTTCACATGGATTTTTTAGATGATAAAGATTTAACATTGGTTGTTGGTTCGTTTGGGGCAAGTGCTGTTTTGATTTATGGAGTTCCTAATTCTCCTTTATCTCAGCCTAGAAATTTAATAGGAGGACATTTATTATCTGCTATTGTAGGAGTTCTTTCATATAAGTTTTTTTCTTCGAATCTATTTTTAGCTTCAGCAATTGCTGTTTCAACATCAATATTAATTATGCAATTAACTCTAACTTTGCATCCTCCTGGAGGTGCGACTTCATTAATCGCAGTTATTGGAAGTGAACAAATACATGAGCTTGAATTTTTTTATATTTTAATTCCAGTTTTTAGTGGGGCTTTAATTCTATTTTTAATTGCATTTATAGTAAATAATATTCCAAAAAATAGGGCATATCCAGAGAGTTTTAAAAATTATCTAAAAAAGAAGTATCAAAGGTACAAAAGAAGAAGTTTGAAAAGAAGTAAAAGGTAG
- a CDS encoding GGDEF domain-containing protein, with the protein MINWDEIIHKLDYAFQPIIYAQSGKLYAVEALLRNVQDIPNITTIDDLFDLVFSNDYLYEFDLLLREKAIKKFANINIPNLKLFYNLDNRIIYNKNYSSGNTEKILTKHNLSKDKIIFELSEKGTSIEQNALSTMLQRYKQSGYSIAIDDFGIGVSGLKLLYFSEANIIKIDRFFISNIDQDSKKKLFCSSIIDMAHIMGMQVIAEGIETEKEFYTCKDIGADFIQGFLVQKPTKNINEIKPIYNDISNLILDDKREDQNKFIDEQFIDKIEPLPVNSSLYDIILHFKKNTEHNFVPIIDEFRYFLGIVYESDIKKISYSQYGLSLAQNQNFSTTLLKYLKPALSVEISWGIDKILEMYNLNFQNSLGIFITHCDKYLGFINLNSLLTMSYKRNIEIATNQNPLTKLPGNNQIEKFIGNSFRNIQINTTHIIYFDFNDFKPFNDIYGFRQGDRAILIFSELLQKRYPKNSFIAHIGGDDFFVGLIDFDFENVFELTLDIQNEFEYSVKNLYSKEDKELGYIVSKDRFGTTRNFNLLSVCCSIIEINSQSNILNFDDTLNIMKKESKISKEPVYKVL; encoded by the coding sequence ATGATAAATTGGGATGAAATAATACATAAACTAGATTATGCTTTTCAACCAATAATCTATGCACAAAGTGGAAAACTATATGCTGTTGAAGCATTATTAAGAAATGTTCAAGATATACCAAATATTACAACTATTGATGATCTATTTGATTTAGTTTTTAGTAATGACTATTTATATGAATTTGATTTGCTTTTAAGGGAAAAAGCTATTAAAAAATTTGCAAATATAAATATTCCAAATTTAAAACTATTTTATAATCTTGACAATAGAATAATCTACAACAAAAATTATAGTTCTGGAAATACTGAAAAAATTCTTACAAAACACAATTTAAGCAAAGATAAAATAATTTTCGAATTAAGTGAAAAAGGTACTTCAATAGAGCAAAATGCTCTTTCAACTATGCTTCAAAGATACAAACAAAGTGGGTACTCTATTGCAATAGATGATTTTGGGATAGGAGTTTCTGGACTAAAACTTCTATATTTTAGTGAAGCAAATATTATAAAAATTGATAGATTTTTTATATCAAATATAGACCAAGACTCAAAGAAAAAACTTTTTTGTTCTTCAATCATTGATATGGCACATATTATGGGAATGCAAGTAATCGCAGAAGGGATAGAAACCGAAAAAGAGTTTTATACTTGCAAAGATATTGGTGCTGATTTTATACAAGGATTTTTAGTTCAAAAACCAACAAAAAATATTAATGAAATAAAGCCAATTTACAATGATATTTCAAATCTTATTTTAGATGATAAAAGAGAAGATCAAAATAAATTTATAGATGAACAATTTATAGATAAAATTGAACCATTACCTGTAAATAGCTCATTATATGACATAATTTTACATTTTAAAAAAAATACAGAACATAACTTTGTTCCAATAATTGATGAATTTAGATATTTTCTTGGAATTGTATATGAAAGTGATATAAAAAAAATATCTTACTCTCAATATGGATTATCTTTAGCACAAAATCAAAATTTTTCAACAACACTTTTAAAATATTTAAAACCTGCTTTAAGTGTTGAAATATCTTGGGGAATTGATAAGATTTTAGAGATGTACAACCTAAATTTCCAAAACTCTCTTGGAATTTTTATAACTCATTGCGATAAATACTTAGGATTTATAAATCTAAACTCTCTTTTGACAATGTCTTATAAAAGAAATATTGAAATAGCAACAAACCAAAATCCACTTACAAAACTACCTGGAAATAACCAAATTGAAAAATTTATTGGTAACTCTTTTAGAAATATTCAAATAAATACAACTCATATAATCTACTTTGATTTTAATGATTTCAAACCTTTCAATGATATTTATGGTTTTAGACAAGGAGATAGAGCAATTCTTATATTCTCTGAGTTATTACAAAAAAGATATCCAAAAAATAGTTTTATAGCTCATATTGGTGGAGATGATTTTTTTGTAGGATTAATAGATTTTGATTTTGAAAATGTTTTTGAATTAACTTTAGATATTCAAAATGAGTTTGAATATAGTGTAAAAAATCTATACTCAAAAGAGGATAAAGAGCTAGGGTATATTGTCTCAAAAGATAGATTTGGAACAACTAGAAATTTTAATCTTCTATCTGTATGTTGTTCAATTATAGAGATAAATTCTCAATCAAATATTCTAAATTTTGATGATACTTTAAATATTATGAAAAAAGAATCAAAGATTTCAAAAGAGCCAGTTTATAAAGTTTTATAA